The sequence below is a genomic window from Harmonia axyridis chromosome 1, icHarAxyr1.1, whole genome shotgun sequence.
CATCATAACTTTCCTGCAATAAAAGTCGTCTTGTTATCAGAGATATATTTCTAAACATAGATACGCACCGAATGCATATCAaagttttccatgaaaaaaatctatataTTCTCCAAAGAGAAAGTAAGCAAACagaagtttatttatttttcactttAAGTTTGTAATAATTATAACCTGATAAATGTCTTAGTAAAAGTGATTATCCAACATCAATTAATGTGaaattgattaatttcaatTGGAAGGCATCTCAATTGTAGAAGAAGGTTCATTTATCTACGCGtgtaattggataattttcacgAATAGCGGTCCAGATTTTActcaaatgtctgtaatttttcaatttttatttttattttaaagtcGACTTTATAAAATGGATTTAGTTTATGCACACATTGATTCTGGAACGAAATGTGCCAGTGACTCCAAATTTTCAGATCAGGGTCCAAATGTCTCAGTTGAGTTCTAGTTAATGgcataataaaattttcatatccaAAATTTTAGCTTTGTAGATTCTATACAGAATTAAATAatcttgttttctgataagaTAACCCATCTTAACCACAGGATGTACCTAGTTAGGTCCGTATCTTGGCATTTCTTCCATCTTTACTGTAAATATTATAACCGAAAAAATCAGTCCGTTCTCCACAAGATATTCTGTGGTTAAGAAGGTTAGATTTAACTCTTCCTAACCTTCTTAATAGAAGGTTAGGTTAATCTTGATATCTTGTAGATTACGGAAGAAATGCGAAGATATAATAAGGGCCGAAAATTTCCTGGgacacatttaaaaaaaaatcaaaagcatgccttcattattttcgaatgcTCTTCCACAGAACAGATGCATATGTCTCGAAATACTTCCATTTTctcttattatttttgattgctATTGACAGGGTGATTCACAGCCATAGCCTTTACctaagacgtttatggaaaactaatcgtaattttgttctgaaaattttcaaattgatctttcttccgaaaatattttcagacctccaCAACTTCCGGTTACACTGGAGACAGACAAGTACTTTCTCATTTGCATTATTGCAagaatttcagcaatatgtcatAACTTGGTTAAAAATTAAACGGTTCATAGGTTGACAGAATTCTAAGAAAACATGGTTGCGACAAAgacacattttttgaatatttctgcggaaattttttttttttaacttttttcattttcgattctgccaatACATAGTGTCATAAGTTTGCGGTGAAGACCAAAAATATatgtttatgagaagatcatcatgaacttggataactcaaattcatcaaaactcatgattttcaaactagaacacatattttttattcttccaGTCAAGTCTACGTATGAAAAAAGGGGTAACTAATGCAAACTCTATACCTTAAATATACCtaaaagagttttcgaggaaggACTTgaaggaaaaaccgcaatttctaactgagtagAATACTCTGACTTccgaaaacacagaaagaaactgaaagtCGATATTTCGATTACTCAACTTGACATTTCATTAATTGTATTTaattattcgtgattgataCTCTTTATTGTtttatggattctcaacaatcccaacaatgtcaaatttagttattgaaaCTCCGAATTTTAaattctttctatgttttccgttGCTGTAATTGATTGTTTGTTAAAATATTTgaggaaaatattttaggaggaAAGAtcaatatccaatttttcagaacaaaattatgatgagttttccataaacgtctaataggtcatcgcGGTGGATCACCCTGCATAACTCActcattaaaatgaaatagGAAATTACTAAagaaattatcatttttaatttttgtatttaccTGATATAGAGCTCCTAGAAAAATGTAATTCTCAATGCGTGCACAAACTGCCTTTTTCGCACGCAAAAACTTATCTACGAACTGACATCGTTCTTCTGAATTTACGTGCAGAAAATTAACATTTCGCAGCCTTAATATCAAAGTTATATTATACCTTGAACTCGAAGTGAAGAATAAGAGATCACCTTGAACAAGTTCATTCCGCGATGATTCTAAATGTGAGTCCGATTTCGAGCGTATTCAATATTGCGCCATAGGTAGGAAGTTTTTGTCAATTcttcttttcatgtttttttttcattcttcaatCATAATTAATCGGCCAAGACTACCTGAAGGTGTTTGCGTCCTTCATCTAGAGATATTTTAGTTATCGTTATCCGGATTTCTGGATATTTCGATTAGCTCattaaaaaaggttttttagTTACCTTAGTTTGACCTCTATAATATCAAGTTGGTTTTTATTGTATCTATATATTTTTACCCAATTGTTTGTAACCTGATTGGCAAACTGTTGGTTTGTGAAATTCAACAAGGGATTTTTGGTTAAATAGTAAAAGTCGACTAGAGATTTTCTACTATACAGGGTTAGATCTATCAAGAGAGACACTACAGGGTtttcgaaaaccgttagaaatacacgGTGGCTTGAATTAAggaaaagttgcgttatttaaggattagtgtgttggtgttaacagatccaaaatatttccaatgattcccgagatatctcgaaaaaactaaaaatcgagattttttttttgtataactcaTCTGTTTCTGGAgaaaacttcacgaaattcgttttgtagccattatccaaaaAAGAGATTCttatggtgtcgtcagatttttctcatttcccttgtttcagagacgcgatagtcatttttttcttatggacgccatattggatCTCCTTGTGAGGTGATGAAGAAAACAATTAGGAAttcaatgtatcacactctacaaaaatatcgagtcttgctaggcaaatttgaatttccatttattttttgtttaagtggtaggctggtgccagaattgtcaaataacttgttacctACTCCGTTCAGTTGTTAAGTGGAAACTGGAAGTAtcacttaatttttttgaaaatttcacatCAATCCTGTTTGGTAAATAACgtcctattaattacataatcatgccTATACCAATACTCTACATAGCATACTTAAGAAAAGAGAagttgactatcgcgtctctggaacaaaagaaaacagaacaaatctgacgacaccattagaatctctatttTGGAtgatggctacaaaccgaatttcgtgaagttatctccagaagcaaataagttatacagaaaaaaattaaatctcgATTAtagtgataaatataaaaatgctATGatcttaattaattaatatttcatctcAAGGATTCACTTTCTATATTTTCCTCTTTTCAATAGTTATTCCTATGaaacaataattataataaaaatatgtttATTGCAATATAACAGAAAatcttcatagaaaaaaaatcaacaaattcactacttatctaaaaaaaataattaaacattGCAATTGGTCCCACAACAGTATAACTGTTATTACCATAGTACCAAAAACTATTAGAAAATTGTtaagaaaattaacaaaatttcattcacgTTTCATGGACTAAGCACTCCTCGAGGAGTATGAATTCAAGATGGAATATCAAATGCCTGACAGTATAGCTACTCAAGATCATCATCCATTTTCAACCAAAAGCAGACTTCGATAATGCACTTGAATATGTAGTCTATACATAAATGAATAGTCTATATTTGAATGACTATAATTCATCATCATCAATTtccttctgggatttttttgaAATCCAGCCATATTTCTCCCTCAGCTGCTGTAACAATACTTGATGCCTTGAACTGAATAGGTTCGACTGTTTTCTTGTTAACTGAGAATTCATATTTAGATAAAAGTGCTATTAGACCAACTTTGGATTGCAGGACTCCGAAACGTAATGCTGAAATGAGAAAAGTTTATTTAGAAAATACGTGCATCAATGATtggaaaaaattagaaaacggTATCAGAAAGGTGAACGAATCAAGAAACCTATTTCTGCTTTCTGATCTGATctgattattttgaaaaaagagatTGGGGATCTTAGAAGATTTTTCTCTGAGTCTTatggttgaataaaaaaaatttaaaacatagTATTCAAACATATTTAATCAACATTAAGAACAAACATACAAATATTGCGTAGAAGTGATAGATAAGTaaggatgaaaaattattaaaatttcatgGTTCTCATTGAATTgactttttcaaatgaaattttagttAGTGCACTGTGAATATGAACCATAGGTCATTTCATATACAACCAATTAATGTCATTCATACAAGAAAAGTCCTCACTCTTGAAAAGATGAATTTAAACAATAGAAGGGACGTATGGAACATAGTGTGTGATAtaatctaataatttttttattaatttcaatgaatacgAGTACATGACTGCAGACAGAAATGCACTTGTTGAACGGtttatttcatgtttttgttgaaattaataaaaaaaggttGATAACAAGGTCATTATACCACACAATATATTCCATCCGTCTCATCTGTTTAAATTCAGAATCTCAAGGGTGATGACTGTTTTCTTGTTTGAATGACATTAATTGGATTTATATGGAATGACCTATGTAATACATATCCACAGTACTACCTCAGAATTCCGTTTAAAAATGTCAATTCAATTTGGGAACCATGcaattttaatcatttttcgTCCTGACGTATCTGGCTGCTTCTTCGGAATATGTTAATGTTTGTTCTTAATGTTAATGATGATTAAGTATGTTTGAATACTATGTTTTATGGTGCTagaataatttcttatacactATTGTATTGTTTGCAATGTTTATGCCATAGCTGATATTTATACATGCATAAATGTCTTGAGAAAACatgggatcgaaacgtcgatatttcaaaaaaatttgcacTGTCCTCAAGCCACAATATTACTCCAATTCAATCTAAGGACACGAAGAAGACAATTATGATTGCTGGTCTTGTATCACACATCaaaacagaaagaaaaaatAGAACTTACTGATCAAGCTACCTTACGAAACAAAATTCATAATACTATGAATTATTTTGTAGCGGCTAAGATATATGAGTAATTTCAATAGAAGGTACTCACCTATGCAGATACGTGGTCCTTCTCCGAAGGGTATAAAGCTAAAATGATGCCTACTTTTCTTGTTTTCTTCCGTGAATCTATCTGGATCGAATTTGTCTGGATCTGGATAGTATTCTGGATCACGATGTATGCCTACCACTGGTATCATGACCTGCATTCCTTTCTCCAATATCACATCTGTACCTGGTATTTTGTATTCCTTTGTACATATTCTGTTCAAATTAGGTAGtggtggatattttctgagagTTTCTaggaaaaaagaagaaagcactgacgtgaagttaaGAACTTTTGAGCGTTTGTTCATGTGTCAATTGCACTCTTGGAGTCCACATatctgtatataggtatatcgggtgtcccaaggtgagtggcctattagattattatggaaactattgatggtaaaaatttcaaattttgtggatagatatttggccatgtaaggtacatttttaaaataatttcacatttccaatgttgccggatgtacgacaatttggcaacaacttcgttattttaaatgggacatccggtatttctatttttttttatgatactccataaaatattaaatctattcactcttacttttccatccctatctttaacggtttttgagttattaattatatttcgaaattttagatcgaattggcgtattacgaaaatgactctagttcgctcaatatttgagatttaagtcagaaattttgcaaatcgttagatattgatctaatctgtgtcactgcttttgaattatggttgtcaataatacaggacggaccaaaaacaATCATCATTcaccaagttacaaaattgtaaaaaagtctattttttcaaattagacacctagtatatttttcaatttttggaatcagtacaacacactctacaatttttctattcccgtccctatacctatctcaactggattccgagttatatgcgttatatgtgtatttctttcttgagccattatttatagaaaaacctcgaaacaaaacacctgttaggcaataattgtttattttgacatttatggattgaactgattcattgatatatcgatctatgaacgacatagagaaaataacaatacaaaagaaattaacgcttattgaatcaatgtgaaatctaataaacgcatataactcggaatccagttgagataggtatagggacgtgaatagaaaaattgtagagtgtgttgtactgattccaaaaatttaaaaagatactaggtgtctaatttgaaaaaatagacttttttacaattttgtaacttggtaaATGATGATtgtttttggtccgtcctgtattattgacaaccataattcaaaagcagtgacacagatcagatcaatatctaacgacttgcaaaatttctgactcaaatctcaaatattgagcgaactagagtcattttcgtaatacgccaattcgatctaaaatttcgaaaaataattaataactcaaaaaccgttaaagatagggatggaaaagtaagagtgaatagatttaatattttatggagtatcataaaaaaaatagaaataccggatgtcccatttaaaataacaaagttgttgccaaattgtcgtacatccggcaacactggaaatgtgaaattattttaaaaatgtaccttacatggccaaatatctatccacaaaatttgaaatctttaccatcaatagtttccataataatctaataggccactcaccttgggacacccgatatatgcaGCCTCCAAGTGTGCAGTTGGCTCTTCATTGAACGAATGCCTGAATTCACGTCAGAGCTTTCCTAATTGTTTTTGGCTTAGTACTTCCTTTATTGCAGTAGAATATTCTATTCcgtataagaaaaataatataacaaacaacaatatgaaaaaattaggaaaggtCTGACGTAAGGTCAGGCATTTTTGTATActtgatataaattttttcgatatcgccatttttctaattttcgtttataattcgaaaacaagaaaaattgtaCAAAAATGACTATTACTCTTGTTTGTTTCTGAGAAAAAACCAGAGTGGGTTATCATATTTTGTCCATCtcctctgatttaaaatttaaagTGCTGAAACATCGGAATCTGCCCACCTTGTACAAAAATTTTATTGGAATAAGGTAACTCACTCACCATTGATTACTTGATCCAGATATGTCATCTCATGAACATTTTCGTATGTTATTTTACCACCATGTCTGTCCAATGTCTGGATTATTTCCgtcctcaattttttttggatctCTTTGTTTCTTGCTAATTCGTACAAGCAGAAAGTCATGGTAGTTGAAGATGTTTCGAAACCAGCTTGGAAGAAAACAAAAGCTTGTGCTGTGATCTCGTTCATAGTTATCCTGTTTTcatcttcattaattttttccgCTTCCATCTTCTCATCATCGACTagttttccttcatttttgagCTGGATCAACAGTTGCATGAAGTCTTTTCGTTTAACGTTATTTTTCTCTCTGTATTCCACTGTGTCCTTCACCAAGTTCATGAAAAAACTGCTTATGTCACGAGGTATAAACGCTATATTGAAAGTTTTCATAAATTGGGGAAAAGAAAAGGCCATGAAAAATTTAGCATTCCGTATCAGATCCGCTTCAAAGAATTCTTTTCCTTTTTGTCTGAAAATACTCTTCGGATCTTCCAAACTATTACATTCTATGCCGAATGCACAGCTTCCTATGATGTCTGTAGTGAACCTTCCTGAGAACAAAATGAAACATAATTTGATCAATTCGGTTACGATGAAAAAACTTGCCTAAAACATCTTTGATATCCACTTCTTTTCCATTCGTTTTGTCCATCAGCTTATGTAATCCTTTTGTACAATCCACTACCGTTTCGAACATCATCTTCATTTTACCAGATGTAAACGTTGGTGTCAACTTATACCTCAAATTCTTCCACTTTTTTCCTGTCAAACTGAACAAATGGGCACTGAGAGGATCGTTTTTCTCGTCCATGTAAACACCCCTATCTACGAAATGCTGAAAATCGACCTGAAGAATGGATTTCACCAAGTCCAAGTTGATAGGCATATAAAACGGCTTGAGTAAGATGTAAAAGCCGCCATGTTCAATTCCTTTGGACTTGAAGTCGGTATACAATTCGAGCCCTCGGTCAGCGAAAGAATTTCTAGCGAAAATTATGTTTAATAGATTTTCCAGGGGACTTATATCTGAGACTTGAAGGCCTCGACTTTTCCAGTAATTCAGCTTAT
It includes:
- the LOC123671011 gene encoding probable cytochrome P450 6a14 codes for the protein MEILNTFNLLVLTGVFLIYKWVNNKLNYWKSRGLQVSDISPLENLLNIIFARNSFADRGLELYTDFKSKGIEHGGFYILLKPFYMPINLDLVKSILQVDFQHFVDRGVYMDEKNDPLSAHLFSLTGKKWKNLRYKLTPTFTSGKMKMMFETVVDCTKGLHKLMDKTNGKEVDIKDVLGRFTTDIIGSCAFGIECNSLEDPKSIFRQKGKEFFEADLIRNAKFFMAFSFPQFMKTFNIAFIPRDISSFFMNLVKDTVEYREKNNVKRKDFMQLLIQLKNEGKLVDDEKMEAEKINEDENRITMNEITAQAFVFFQAGFETSSTTMTFCLYELARNKEIQKKLRTEIIQTLDRHGGKITYENVHEMTYLDQVINETLRKYPPLPNLNRICTKEYKIPGTDVILEKGMQVMIPVVGIHRDPEYYPDPDKFDPDRFTEENKKSRHHFSFIPFGEGPRICIALRFGVLQSKVGLIALLSKYEFSVNKKTVEPIQFKASSIVTAAEGEIWLDFKKIPEGN